A stretch of the Thiomicrorhabdus xiamenensis genome encodes the following:
- a CDS encoding protein-L-isoaspartate(D-aspartate) O-methyltransferase, with the protein MQQNPDQRIQFEICRQYDGVGMTSPRKRQKLITQLQAQGALKTTKVADVMNMIPRHLFVDPAFSHRSYEDCALPIGHEQTISHPSTVAIMTEWLLSDANNPVRKVLEIGTGSGYQTAILSALCDKVYTVERIPDLSRQAQEKLQQLQAGNVEFFTADGHWGLPGYAPFDAIISAASPETLPYELVEQLKIGGRLVMPIGSHPQHLYGFIRHQDRLEQVALGDVSFVPMRKGVAQ; encoded by the coding sequence ATGCAGCAGAATCCAGATCAGAGAATCCAGTTCGAAATTTGTCGCCAATATGATGGTGTCGGAATGACCTCGCCGCGTAAACGCCAAAAACTGATTACCCAGCTGCAGGCGCAGGGCGCCTTAAAGACGACAAAAGTCGCGGATGTTATGAATATGATCCCGAGGCATCTCTTTGTTGACCCGGCTTTCTCCCATCGTTCCTACGAAGATTGTGCATTACCTATCGGTCATGAGCAGACAATTTCCCATCCCTCCACTGTGGCGATTATGACCGAATGGTTGTTGTCGGACGCCAACAACCCTGTGCGCAAGGTTCTTGAAATCGGTACCGGTTCAGGCTATCAGACAGCGATCCTGTCGGCTTTGTGTGACAAGGTCTACACCGTTGAGCGTATTCCCGATTTAAGTCGTCAGGCACAGGAAAAATTACAGCAATTACAGGCAGGTAATGTCGAGTTTTTTACTGCGGACGGTCACTGGGGATTACCTGGCTATGCACCGTTTGACGCTATTATTTCCGCGGCGTCTCCGGAAACACTTCCGTACGAACTGGTCGAACAGCTGAAAATAGGCGGCCGCCTTGTTATGCCCATCGGTTCGCATCCACAACATCTGTATGGTTTTATCCGCCATCAGGACCGACTGGAGCAGGTCGCTCTCGGTGATGTCTCGTTTGTTCCAATGCGTAAAGGAGTTGCGCAATGA
- a CDS encoding YqaA family protein: MKIFTPLYDKVLQWAAHPKATRYLGGMSFAESSFFPVPPDVMLMPMSLAKPQQAFYFAWIATLFSALGGLLGYAIGYFAMDMIQPLIVELGYQPKLDAAQAFFDQYGVWVVFIAGFSPIPYKVFTISAGASAMALLPFIIASLVGRGARFYLVAALMRWGGASFEPVIRKWVDWIGWALVALIVLAIGWHYLK; encoded by the coding sequence ATGAAAATTTTTACGCCACTGTACGATAAGGTTTTACAGTGGGCTGCTCATCCTAAAGCAACCCGCTATCTGGGCGGAATGAGTTTTGCCGAATCATCGTTTTTTCCGGTTCCCCCCGATGTAATGCTGATGCCGATGAGCCTGGCCAAGCCGCAACAGGCTTTTTATTTTGCATGGATCGCCACGTTGTTTTCCGCACTCGGCGGCCTGCTGGGTTACGCGATCGGCTATTTTGCGATGGATATGATTCAGCCTTTGATTGTCGAACTGGGCTATCAGCCTAAGCTGGATGCCGCACAAGCTTTTTTTGATCAGTATGGAGTCTGGGTCGTTTTTATAGCCGGGTTCAGTCCGATACCTTACAAGGTCTTTACTATATCGGCCGGGGCCAGTGCCATGGCATTGTTACCGTTTATTATTGCTTCTCTAGTCGGACGGGGTGCACGTTTTTATCTGGTCGCAGCCTTGATGCGTTGGGGTGGCGCTTCCTTTGAGCCGGTTATCCGTAAGTGGGTCGATTGGATCGGTTGGGCGCTGGTTGCGCTTATTGTGCTGGCAATCGGCTGGCACTATCTCAAATGA
- the xseA gene encoding exodeoxyribonuclease VII large subunit — protein sequence MIYLNVPFAQKDQAKSLGARWDPIARKWYIPEELQEQKSQFAQWLTNEMAYTEPTAKTQQPLHKQEPAQQNAFFEQAALSAHQHSVADHNTEVQKGQTLSQFLNRIQQVIWQNFAGGHWIVAEVGSINERRGHQYLELNETDANGRSIANARAVIWKSQAAYLLQKFQQETQMQLCAGQKLLMLCEVQFHSQYGLSLVIQEIDSSFSLGELEQKVRDIRQKLVSEGVYGNNKKLVLSNDFFRIAVIAPPNAAGLGDFQADADKLSRFKLCHFDYFYSSFQGEQVEKEFARAFAEFTQRHQNESYDALVIIRGGGAKLDLHQLNEYSLAKQITEMPIPVLTGIGHERDNTILDEVAHSRFDTPSKVIHYIWQQIQSQAMSAQQNWLRIQRVSQQEIIRLERQSEALWQQVKQQSQYKLNHWKQVTLIPFTRIEQLAQNQISQEKQMLSWLIQQVKQNGEQQVERQKQRLFTLEKEINQQAYSRIRSSKQQMQDWMAMILNAGPKVQIERGFAVISDQEGKTIVSKQQALKQDKLAIQFKDGNITVSVDKNQN from the coding sequence ATGATTTATCTAAATGTTCCTTTTGCTCAAAAAGATCAGGCGAAAAGTCTGGGCGCACGTTGGGATCCAATCGCCAGAAAATGGTATATCCCTGAAGAGTTGCAGGAACAAAAATCACAATTTGCTCAATGGCTTACAAATGAGATGGCTTATACCGAGCCAACAGCAAAAACTCAACAACCTCTGCACAAGCAGGAGCCCGCGCAGCAAAACGCTTTTTTTGAACAGGCTGCGCTGAGTGCACACCAACATTCCGTAGCAGATCACAACACGGAAGTTCAAAAAGGCCAGACACTTTCTCAATTTCTGAATCGCATTCAACAAGTCATCTGGCAGAACTTCGCCGGCGGCCACTGGATTGTAGCCGAAGTAGGCAGCATTAATGAACGCAGAGGGCATCAGTATCTGGAATTGAACGAAACCGATGCAAACGGACGTTCAATCGCCAATGCCAGAGCGGTTATCTGGAAAAGCCAGGCGGCTTATTTGTTGCAAAAATTTCAGCAGGAAACGCAAATGCAACTCTGCGCCGGGCAGAAGCTGTTGATGCTGTGCGAAGTACAGTTCCATTCACAATATGGCCTGTCACTGGTTATTCAGGAAATCGACAGTAGCTTCAGTCTTGGAGAGCTGGAACAGAAGGTCCGGGACATTCGCCAGAAACTGGTTTCCGAAGGGGTCTATGGCAACAATAAGAAACTTGTATTAAGCAACGACTTCTTCCGCATTGCCGTCATTGCGCCGCCAAATGCTGCCGGTTTAGGCGATTTCCAAGCCGATGCAGATAAACTGAGCCGGTTCAAATTATGCCACTTTGACTACTTCTACAGCAGCTTTCAAGGTGAACAAGTTGAGAAAGAATTTGCGCGGGCTTTTGCAGAATTTACACAACGGCATCAAAATGAAAGCTACGATGCCTTGGTGATTATTCGCGGCGGCGGAGCGAAACTGGATCTTCATCAACTCAATGAATACAGTTTAGCTAAACAGATCACCGAAATGCCAATACCGGTTTTGACCGGAATTGGTCATGAGCGCGATAACACGATTCTTGATGAAGTTGCCCACAGCCGTTTTGATACGCCCAGCAAAGTCATTCATTATATCTGGCAGCAGATTCAATCCCAGGCCATGAGTGCCCAGCAGAATTGGCTACGTATTCAAAGGGTGTCACAGCAAGAAATCATTCGACTTGAGCGCCAAAGTGAAGCCTTATGGCAACAGGTCAAGCAGCAAAGCCAATATAAGCTAAATCATTGGAAACAGGTTACTTTAATACCGTTTACCCGGATTGAGCAACTGGCACAAAATCAAATCAGCCAAGAAAAACAAATGCTTAGCTGGCTTATTCAACAGGTAAAACAGAACGGTGAACAACAGGTCGAACGCCAGAAACAGCGCCTGTTCACCCTTGAAAAAGAGATAAATCAACAGGCCTATAGCCGAATACGATCCAGCAAGCAACAGATGCAGGATTGGATGGCGATGATACTGAATGCCGGGCCAAAAGTGCAGATTGAAAGGGGGTTTGCCGTCATCAGCGATCAGGAAGGCAAAACTATCGTGAGTAAGCAGCAAGCCCTTAAGCAAGACAAATTAGCGATTCAGTTTAAGGATGGTAATATCACCGTTAGCGTTGATAAAAACCAGAATTGA
- a CDS encoding Mth938-like domain-containing protein encodes MKFTEHRDSNINVVKHYEPGLVKINADEYRHSLFLNQHEVYPDWPVEHIEQLTTALLDEILQTQPEVIILGTGEQQVFPHPSLFAHCAGKGVGLEVMANDAACRTFNVITTEDRDVALALIFKNAD; translated from the coding sequence ATGAAATTTACAGAGCACCGCGACTCCAATATCAATGTGGTAAAACACTACGAACCCGGCCTGGTGAAAATCAACGCCGACGAATACCGTCACAGTCTGTTTTTAAACCAACATGAAGTCTATCCGGATTGGCCGGTCGAACATATCGAACAGCTGACGACAGCATTGTTAGATGAGATTTTACAGACGCAACCCGAGGTGATTATTCTGGGTACAGGAGAACAGCAGGTTTTTCCGCACCCTTCCCTGTTTGCACATTGTGCCGGTAAAGGCGTTGGACTGGAGGTCATGGCGAACGATGCCGCCTGCAGAACCTTTAATGTAATTACTACCGAGGATCGTGATGTCGCTCTGGCACTGATTTTCAAGAACGCGGATTAA
- the surE gene encoding 5'/3'-nucleotidase SurE, whose protein sequence is MKILISNDDGHFAPGIQTLLQSLQGHPTIQSLTLIAPDRNRSAASNSLTLVNPLRLHLVKQDDEKNTTQYSVNGTPTDCVHLGVNGALGFQPDMVISGINAGANMGDDVLYSGTVAAATEGRFLGKPSIAISLCGETNFDSAAHYFLRIFNDLADIELASDTILNINIPDLPLEQIKGFKVTRLGRRHASEPVVSQLDPRGLPIHWIGPAGSAADSAEDTDFYAVEHGYVSITPLKIDLTHYQALQNLKAWADRISD, encoded by the coding sequence ATGAAAATTCTTATCTCGAATGATGACGGCCATTTCGCCCCCGGCATTCAAACCCTCTTGCAGAGTTTGCAAGGGCATCCGACTATTCAATCCCTGACTCTGATCGCTCCGGATCGTAACCGCAGCGCGGCAAGTAATTCTCTGACTCTGGTTAATCCTTTACGTCTCCATCTGGTTAAGCAGGATGACGAAAAGAATACAACTCAGTACAGTGTTAACGGTACTCCGACAGACTGTGTTCATCTGGGGGTTAACGGTGCGCTCGGATTTCAACCGGATATGGTCATTTCCGGAATTAATGCTGGGGCGAATATGGGAGACGATGTGCTTTATTCCGGCACGGTCGCGGCGGCAACGGAAGGGCGTTTTCTTGGCAAGCCATCGATTGCGATATCGCTTTGCGGCGAAACTAATTTTGATAGTGCGGCACATTATTTTTTAAGAATTTTCAATGACTTGGCCGATATAGAGTTGGCGTCCGATACGATCCTTAATATTAATATCCCAGACCTCCCTCTTGAGCAGATAAAAGGATTTAAGGTAACCCGTCTGGGACGCCGTCACGCTTCGGAGCCAGTCGTTAGTCAGTTAGATCCTCGAGGACTGCCTATCCACTGGATTGGTCCGGCCGGCAGTGCGGCAGACTCTGCTGAAGACACCGATTTTTATGCCGTCGAGCATGGTTACGTCTCCATTACGCCGCTGAAGATTGACTTAACGCATTACCAGGCGCTGCAAAATCTCAAGGCATGGGCGGACAGGATTTCAGATTGA
- the thrC gene encoding threonine synthase produces the protein MNFIETRGNDGQKPSSITFSQAILSPMSSFGGIYSPESLPSFDQKFLLEHVDSGYKKLAKDILNSFEVDIDESVIDAALALYDEFDDPSNPVPVVKVYDDLYVSELYHGPTRAFKDMALQPFGKVLSAVAQERDEKYLILAATSGDTGPAALETFKNRDNVQVACLYPDGGTSDVQRLQMVTEDAENLKVIGIHGDFDDAQSALKTLLVSDKFKDALQAHNISLSAANSVNFGRIIFQTIYHVYSYLELVRQGAIEMGDQVYLNVPSGNFGNALGGYYAMKMGLPVKQIHIASNQNNILTQFITTGEYDLRESKVIPTTSPAMDILKSSNIERILFDLFGAERTKELMLQLDSDKYYKLNADELAQVQEIFAADFCTDDEGLAYIKQAFEVNYLMCPHTATCFKAYDTCRQDKSIKTIAYSTAEWTKFSPVIAYALTGEKPEHDKEALEMIAQKAGVQIPVQIAQLFDKAIAQKTVVNKEEIEQAILDFLE, from the coding sequence ATGAACTTTATTGAAACCCGTGGCAACGACGGTCAAAAACCGAGCAGCATCACTTTTTCTCAGGCTATTTTGAGCCCAATGTCCTCATTTGGTGGTATTTACTCTCCGGAAAGCCTACCGTCATTCGATCAGAAATTCCTGTTAGAGCATGTCGATTCTGGTTATAAGAAACTGGCCAAGGATATTTTGAACTCTTTTGAGGTTGATATTGATGAGTCGGTAATTGATGCGGCACTGGCATTGTATGATGAGTTCGACGACCCAAGCAATCCTGTGCCGGTTGTTAAAGTTTATGACGACCTGTATGTCAGCGAGTTATACCACGGGCCGACTCGCGCCTTTAAAGATATGGCGTTGCAACCGTTTGGTAAAGTCCTGTCTGCCGTCGCTCAGGAACGTGATGAAAAATACCTGATTCTGGCTGCAACCAGCGGTGACACGGGGCCTGCAGCACTTGAAACCTTCAAGAATCGCGACAATGTACAGGTTGCCTGCCTGTATCCGGACGGCGGTACTTCAGATGTACAGCGCTTGCAGATGGTAACCGAAGATGCCGAAAACCTGAAAGTAATCGGTATTCACGGTGACTTTGACGATGCTCAAAGTGCATTGAAAACCCTGCTGGTTTCCGACAAGTTTAAAGATGCTTTGCAAGCGCACAATATTTCGCTTTCGGCAGCCAATTCGGTCAACTTCGGGCGCATTATCTTCCAGACGATTTACCATGTTTACAGTTATCTGGAACTGGTTCGTCAGGGTGCGATCGAAATGGGTGATCAGGTGTATCTGAATGTACCGAGCGGCAACTTCGGTAACGCTTTGGGCGGCTACTATGCAATGAAAATGGGACTACCGGTCAAGCAGATTCATATTGCATCCAACCAGAACAATATTCTGACTCAGTTTATTACCACCGGTGAATATGATCTGCGTGAATCAAAGGTGATTCCGACCACATCACCAGCGATGGATATTTTGAAGTCATCGAATATCGAACGTATTTTGTTTGATCTGTTCGGCGCAGAACGTACTAAAGAACTGATGCTTCAGTTGGATAGCGATAAATATTACAAGTTGAATGCGGATGAACTGGCGCAAGTTCAGGAAATTTTTGCTGCAGATTTCTGTACCGATGATGAAGGGCTGGCATATATCAAACAGGCATTTGAAGTCAACTACCTGATGTGTCCACATACAGCGACTTGTTTCAAAGCGTACGATACTTGCCGTCAGGACAAATCCATCAAAACGATTGCCTATTCGACTGCCGAATGGACCAAGTTCTCTCCGGTAATCGCTTATGCCTTGACCGGTGAAAAGCCGGAGCATGATAAAGAAGCTTTGGAAATGATCGCGCAGAAAGCCGGCGTGCAGATTCCTGTGCAGATTGCGCAACTGTTCGATAAAGCGATTGCTCAGAAAACAGTGGTTAACAAAGAAGAGATTGAGCAGGCAATTTTGGATTTTCTGGAGTAA
- a CDS encoding Smr/MutS family protein, producing MSNDDQDLFAAAMSDVTPLKKSNKIESYDREEQIAKSKRLLRDSKRKRMQKTHPELELDRKQIFSKVGAFDKLLYSQKGVQLREINRLKNGDFAVQALLDLHGNTEEQAEILLNRFLADAIAQKLRFIRIIHGKGYNSENDFPVLKNLTNQVLRQCRPVIAFSSAAEKDGGVGAVNILLKS from the coding sequence ATGAGCAATGACGACCAAGACCTTTTCGCCGCAGCAATGAGCGATGTTACCCCTCTGAAAAAGTCGAATAAAATCGAGTCTTATGACCGGGAAGAACAGATCGCCAAAAGCAAGCGCCTCCTCAGAGACAGTAAAAGGAAACGCATGCAAAAAACGCATCCGGAACTGGAGTTGGATCGAAAGCAGATTTTTTCCAAAGTCGGCGCCTTTGACAAATTGTTGTATTCACAGAAAGGCGTCCAACTGCGTGAAATCAATCGTTTGAAAAACGGCGATTTTGCGGTTCAGGCGCTACTGGATCTGCATGGTAATACCGAAGAACAGGCCGAAATCCTTTTAAACCGGTTTCTGGCGGATGCCATAGCGCAAAAGTTGCGTTTCATCCGCATTATTCACGGTAAAGGCTACAACTCGGAAAATGATTTTCCGGTACTGAAAAACCTGACAAACCAGGTATTACGTCAGTGTCGTCCGGTCATTGCATTTAGCAGTGCTGCAGAAAAAGACGGCGGCGTTGGAGCGGTAAACATCCTTCTTAAATCCTAA
- the xseB gene encoding exodeoxyribonuclease VII small subunit, whose protein sequence is MDQNNQNFQQNYQKLQEIANKLAHNQEVDIDQLIPMVDEASKAYHACKERIEAVEKALSQRLEQNPESDA, encoded by the coding sequence ATGGATCAGAACAATCAAAATTTCCAACAGAATTACCAGAAACTGCAAGAAATCGCCAACAAGCTTGCCCACAACCAAGAAGTGGATATTGATCAATTGATTCCAATGGTCGACGAGGCCAGTAAAGCATACCACGCTTGCAAAGAGCGAATTGAAGCTGTTGAAAAGGCGCTCAGTCAGCGCCTGGAACAAAATCCTGAATCGGACGCTTAA
- a CDS encoding M23 family metallopeptidase, which yields METYLKKNLPLIAVVSISLLQLQGCSSPLKYDPSARDDGRPAPVLKSQPVSGANSCSSVYIVKPGDSLSRIAEKCQVPLTLLQEVNHISRADLIYVNQELKIPYSDNASAYDSSINTDNSVNTYHVSREPAYSEDLSADSVKQWSWPMSKQTDYRFIRDEHGISALEIYGFIGQKVYAMADGEVVFAGDGITEYGNMIMLKHPDGKLSVYAHNQRLLVKKGDQVRSGAQIATMGSTGLTDKPKLYTEVRYHGQKISIKKVLGE from the coding sequence ATGGAAACCTATCTGAAAAAAAATCTCCCGTTGATTGCTGTTGTTTCGATTTCGTTGTTACAGCTTCAGGGATGCAGTTCGCCACTTAAATATGACCCTTCAGCTCGTGACGACGGTAGACCGGCTCCAGTGCTGAAAAGCCAACCGGTAAGCGGCGCAAATTCCTGTTCGAGTGTCTATATTGTAAAACCCGGCGATAGCCTGAGCCGGATTGCCGAGAAATGCCAGGTGCCACTCACGCTTCTACAGGAAGTTAATCACATCAGCCGTGCTGACCTGATTTACGTGAATCAGGAGCTGAAAATCCCTTATTCAGATAATGCGTCAGCTTACGACTCATCTATCAATACGGATAATAGCGTCAATACCTATCATGTCAGTCGTGAACCGGCTTATTCCGAAGACTTAAGTGCCGATTCAGTTAAGCAATGGTCCTGGCCGATGAGTAAACAGACGGATTACCGTTTTATTCGTGACGAACATGGCATCAGCGCTCTGGAAATTTACGGTTTTATCGGCCAGAAAGTGTATGCAATGGCAGATGGAGAAGTGGTTTTTGCCGGCGATGGCATTACCGAGTACGGCAATATGATTATGCTCAAACACCCGGACGGTAAATTATCCGTCTATGCACACAATCAGCGATTGTTGGTGAAAAAAGGGGATCAGGTACGCTCAGGGGCGCAGATTGCGACTATGGGATCGACTGGCCTTACCGACAAGCCTAAGCTGTACACTGAAGTTCGTTATCACGGGCAGAAGATTTCAATCAAAAAAGTTTTGGGTGAGTGA
- the alaC gene encoding alanine transaminase: protein MADEFQRIKRLPPYVFNIVGELKAEARRRGEDIIDFGMGNPDQDTPKHIVDKLIEVVQREGTHRYSVSQGIPRLRKAICNWYKDRYDVDLNPDSEAVVTIGSKEGLAHLALATVDKGDTVLVPNPAYPIHPYGFVIAGADIRHVRMTPDTDFFEELEKAIKDSWPKPKMLVLNFPGNPTTDTIELDFFERVIKIAKEHNIWVIHDLAYADIVFDGYKAPSIMEVEGAKDIAVEFFTLSKSYNMPGWRVGFMVGNPDLVHALKRMKSYLDYGTFTPIQVAAIAALEGPQDCVHEICEMYKSRRDVLCQGLNAVGWEVTPPKATMFVWAKIPEPYREMGSLEFSKKLLKEAKVAVSPGIGFGDYGDDHVRFGLIENEHRTRQAIRGIRDMFRKDGLIKQD, encoded by the coding sequence GTGGCAGACGAATTTCAAAGAATCAAAAGACTCCCTCCATATGTATTTAACATAGTCGGCGAACTGAAGGCGGAAGCCCGTCGTCGCGGCGAAGACATTATCGATTTCGGTATGGGTAATCCTGATCAGGATACGCCAAAGCATATTGTCGATAAACTGATCGAAGTGGTGCAGCGTGAAGGCACGCACCGTTATTCGGTTTCACAGGGGATCCCTCGTCTGCGCAAAGCGATCTGTAACTGGTACAAAGACCGTTACGACGTCGACCTTAATCCGGATAGCGAAGCGGTTGTGACCATCGGTTCGAAAGAGGGGTTGGCTCATTTAGCATTGGCTACCGTGGATAAAGGCGATACTGTTCTGGTTCCGAATCCGGCTTATCCGATTCATCCGTACGGTTTCGTCATTGCCGGTGCCGACATCCGCCATGTACGCATGACGCCGGACACAGACTTCTTTGAAGAATTGGAAAAAGCGATCAAAGACAGCTGGCCGAAGCCGAAAATGCTGGTACTTAACTTTCCAGGCAACCCAACGACCGACACCATCGAGTTAGACTTTTTCGAGCGTGTTATCAAAATTGCTAAAGAGCACAATATCTGGGTCATCCATGACTTGGCTTATGCGGACATCGTCTTTGACGGATACAAAGCGCCGTCAATTATGGAAGTGGAAGGGGCCAAAGACATTGCGGTCGAATTCTTTACCTTATCCAAAAGTTACAATATGCCAGGCTGGCGCGTCGGCTTTATGGTCGGTAATCCGGATCTTGTTCATGCGCTTAAACGCATGAAGTCTTACCTTGATTATGGAACTTTTACACCGATTCAGGTTGCCGCTATTGCCGCTCTGGAAGGGCCACAAGATTGTGTTCATGAAATCTGTGAGATGTACAAGTCACGCAGAGATGTTTTATGCCAAGGTTTGAACGCAGTCGGCTGGGAAGTGACTCCGCCTAAAGCAACCATGTTTGTATGGGCGAAAATCCCTGAACCATATCGCGAAATGGGCTCTCTGGAGTTTTCCAAAAAACTGCTTAAGGAAGCGAAAGTCGCGGTTTCTCCGGGTATCGGTTTCGGAGACTACGGTGATGACCATGTACGTTTCGGTTTGATTGAAAACGAGCACCGTACCCGTCAGGCGATTCGCGGTATCCGCGACATGTTCCGCAAAGACGGCCTGATTAAACAAGATTAA
- a CDS encoding FtsB family cell division protein — protein MKLKYFNYLLIFLSVVFLLRLLSSDGGFSDYLQAKQQLNEIDRTLADQQQQNSLLKQEVNELQTSDEGIETIARQVLGMVKPNEVFIEVIPLAPITIQNDSEDESLQKDGPRDSDQSS, from the coding sequence ATGAAATTAAAATACTTTAATTACCTCTTGATCTTTTTAAGCGTGGTTTTTCTTTTGCGTTTACTGTCATCCGACGGTGGTTTTAGCGATTATCTGCAGGCGAAACAACAGCTTAACGAGATTGATCGAACGCTGGCCGACCAGCAGCAGCAAAACAGCCTTCTGAAACAGGAAGTCAACGAATTGCAAACTTCCGATGAAGGGATCGAAACCATTGCACGTCAAGTGCTCGGGATGGTTAAACCAAACGAGGTCTTTATCGAAGTAATTCCACTGGCTCCAATTACCATTCAGAATGATTCTGAAGACGAATCCTTACAGAAGGATGGTCCGCGCGACAGCGATCAAAGTTCCTGA
- a CDS encoding homoserine dehydrogenase, giving the protein MKTYKIGLLGLGTVGGGTVNILQNTLNEIERRLGHTIEISIIAVRDLNRARPVDTTGIQMTENPEDVVNHPDVDIVVELMGGTGLAKELVSQAIRNGKHVVTANKAMIAEFGNELFALADENNVIVNYEAAVAGGIPIIKALREGLAANKIEWLAGIINGTGNYILTEMEEPDADFDKVLKVAQELGYAEADPTFDVEGIDAAHKLTILASIAFGIELQFNKTYTEGISRITAEDIHFADQFGYKIKHLGIANRTENGFSLRVHPSLVKKDVLIANVNGVMNAVMVKGDHVGPTMYYGPGAGAGPTASAVVADIIDVIRAQSMTVEDRIPGLGFKADQLAQAPVESIDEIHSAYYLRCFAKDNAGVLAQITTKLAELEINIEHLHQEPSEENPDDATLVMLTEQVKESKLNQALEALIALEVVDSEIQRIRIADLG; this is encoded by the coding sequence ATGAAAACCTATAAGATCGGTCTTTTAGGGCTTGGTACAGTCGGCGGCGGAACCGTCAACATTCTGCAAAATACCCTTAATGAGATTGAGCGCCGTTTAGGACACACGATTGAAATCAGTATTATTGCTGTCCGTGACCTGAATCGCGCACGTCCGGTGGATACTACCGGTATTCAGATGACCGAAAACCCTGAGGATGTCGTTAATCATCCTGATGTGGATATTGTTGTTGAATTAATGGGTGGTACCGGGCTGGCCAAGGAGTTGGTCAGTCAGGCGATCCGTAATGGTAAGCATGTTGTTACCGCCAACAAGGCGATGATTGCCGAATTCGGTAATGAATTGTTCGCGCTGGCCGACGAGAATAATGTCATCGTAAACTACGAAGCGGCCGTTGCCGGCGGTATTCCGATTATCAAGGCGTTACGCGAAGGCTTGGCGGCGAATAAGATCGAATGGCTGGCCGGAATTATTAACGGTACGGGGAACTACATTCTTACCGAGATGGAAGAACCGGATGCCGACTTTGACAAGGTGTTGAAGGTTGCTCAGGAACTCGGGTATGCCGAAGCGGATCCGACGTTCGATGTCGAGGGAATCGATGCTGCGCACAAGTTGACCATTTTGGCTTCTATTGCGTTCGGTATTGAGCTGCAATTCAATAAAACCTATACCGAAGGTATCAGTCGCATTACGGCCGAAGATATCCATTTTGCCGACCAGTTCGGTTATAAGATTAAGCACCTTGGTATTGCCAATCGTACCGAAAATGGTTTCTCGCTACGCGTTCATCCGTCATTGGTCAAAAAAGATGTCTTGATCGCTAACGTTAACGGCGTAATGAACGCGGTCATGGTAAAAGGCGACCATGTCGGTCCGACTATGTATTATGGACCGGGTGCCGGTGCCGGGCCAACGGCCAGTGCGGTTGTCGCAGATATTATCGATGTGATCCGCGCGCAGTCGATGACTGTCGAAGATCGTATTCCTGGACTTGGATTTAAAGCGGATCAACTTGCACAGGCTCCGGTTGAGTCGATCGATGAAATTCATTCGGCTTACTACTTGCGCTGTTTTGCTAAGGATAACGCCGGTGTTCTGGCGCAGATTACGACCAAATTGGCCGAGCTGGAAATTAATATCGAACATTTACATCAGGAACCGTCGGAAGAAAACCCTGACGACGCCACTTTGGTCATGCTGACCGAACAGGTAAAAGAATCCAAACTTAATCAGGCGCTGGAAGCCTTGATTGCACTTGAAGTGGTTGATTCCGAAATTCAGCGTATTCGTATTGCCGATCTGGGTTAA
- the arsC gene encoding arsenate reductase (glutaredoxin) (This arsenate reductase requires both glutathione and glutaredoxin to convert arsenate to arsenite, after which the efflux transporter formed by ArsA and ArsB can extrude the arsenite from the cell, providing resistance.), with amino-acid sequence MSKIEIYHNPRCSKSRGALEILKSKFTDNEIQEIRYLDNPPSKERLAEICSMLACRPFEIIRTGEALFKELGLTKDDNKTDQEWLQILIDNPKLIERPIIVYRNRAVIGRPPEKVNELIA; translated from the coding sequence ATGTCTAAAATCGAGATTTACCACAATCCACGCTGTTCAAAAAGTCGCGGCGCTTTGGAAATTCTCAAATCCAAATTTACCGACAACGAAATTCAAGAAATCCGCTACCTGGACAATCCTCCATCAAAAGAGCGCTTGGCTGAAATCTGCTCGATGCTTGCATGTCGTCCGTTTGAAATAATTCGTACCGGCGAAGCGCTTTTTAAAGAGTTAGGCTTAACGAAAGACGATAACAAAACGGATCAAGAGTGGTTGCAGATTTTAATAGATAATCCGAAGTTAATTGAACGTCCGATTATTGTGTATCGTAACCGTGCCGTTATTGGTCGTCCGCCGGAAAAGGTTAACGAATTAATAGCATAA